In a genomic window of Thermosynechococcus sp. CL-1:
- the gcvT gene encoding glycine cleavage system aminomethyltransferase GcvT has product MISMAEALRRTPLYPLHQGARFTPFGEWEMPLQYSSILQEHQAVRQRVGMFDISHMGKFLLRGPEAIAALQERVPTNLNRLQPGQAKYTVLLNEAGGIVDDVILYIGDGQVRCIVNAATTAKDWAWFQTYLPASIEFIDESATQVLIALQGPAATATLAPLCDRPLDDLKAYRHAQVNLLEQPAWMARTGYTGEDGWEILVAPELGQQLWQTLLAAGVTPCGLGARDTLRLEAAMLLYGQDMDEQTTPLEAGLDWLIDWQKPDFVGRAALLAQKQQGIERQLVGLELVGKGIARHGYPIYAGAQAVGEVTSGTLSPTLGKAIAIGYVFPEFAHIGRELAVQVRDRQVPAVVVPRPFYRRPR; this is encoded by the coding sequence ATGATCTCTATGGCTGAAGCGTTGCGTCGTACCCCCCTCTATCCGTTGCATCAAGGCGCACGGTTTACCCCCTTTGGCGAGTGGGAGATGCCCCTTCAGTACAGCAGCATTTTGCAGGAACACCAAGCGGTGCGGCAGCGGGTGGGGATGTTTGATATTTCCCACATGGGCAAGTTTCTGCTGCGCGGCCCTGAGGCGATCGCGGCACTCCAAGAACGGGTACCCACCAATCTCAATCGTCTCCAGCCCGGCCAAGCGAAATACACCGTTCTCCTCAATGAGGCTGGGGGCATTGTCGATGATGTCATTCTCTACATTGGGGATGGCCAAGTCCGCTGTATTGTGAATGCAGCCACCACTGCCAAGGACTGGGCATGGTTTCAGACGTATTTACCCGCCAGTATTGAGTTCATTGATGAGTCAGCGACACAGGTGCTGATTGCTCTTCAAGGCCCTGCCGCGACAGCGACCTTAGCTCCCCTGTGCGATCGCCCCCTAGATGACCTCAAGGCCTATCGCCATGCTCAAGTCAACCTACTGGAACAGCCCGCTTGGATGGCTCGCACCGGCTACACGGGCGAAGACGGTTGGGAAATTCTTGTGGCACCAGAACTGGGGCAACAGTTGTGGCAAACCCTGCTGGCGGCGGGTGTGACTCCCTGTGGCTTGGGGGCGCGGGATACCCTGCGCTTAGAGGCGGCCATGCTCCTCTACGGCCAAGACATGGATGAGCAAACCACTCCCCTAGAGGCGGGTCTCGATTGGCTGATTGATTGGCAAAAGCCCGATTTTGTAGGTCGTGCGGCCCTCTTAGCCCAAAAGCAACAGGGGATTGAGCGGCAATTGGTGGGTTTAGAACTCGTGGGCAAAGGCATTGCTCGCCACGGCTATCCCATCTATGCGGGGGCACAGGCTGTGGGGGAGGTTACCAGTGGCACCCTATCTCCCACCTTGGGGAAGGCGATCGCCATTGGCTATGTCTTTCCAGAGTTTGCCCACATCGGTCGGGAACTGGCGGTACAGGTGCGCGATCGCCAAGTCCCAGCCGTGGTGGTTCCTCGCCCCTTCTATCGCCGCCCTCGGTAG
- a CDS encoding NAD(P)-dependent oxidoreductase has product MRILITGASGCIGQYIAEALIQETDHELFLLVRDPARLQIDPHQRGGVNVIQADLMDLTPLEPLLPTLDIAILTATAWGGKKVFAINYEQTCHLLKQLEPQRCQRVFYFSTASILNHQMEPLPEAGTLGTDYIRSKYECLHAIEQLPVGDRVIELFPTMVFGGGSDGKRPSFITEGMREVLKWLWLARFFRADASFHFVHARDIAQVVLYLLQHPEYPVPRRVALGNPPITVNEMLAQLCAAAKLPIYLQVPLTLPVINFFVRVFRVQMSPWDYFCLNYRNFTYDTVLNPQTLGLTPYCATVEDLLRCSLGTADL; this is encoded by the coding sequence ATGCGCATCTTAATCACGGGTGCCAGTGGTTGCATTGGCCAGTACATCGCTGAGGCGCTGATCCAAGAGACGGATCATGAGCTCTTTTTGCTGGTGCGGGATCCAGCACGGTTGCAGATTGATCCTCACCAAAGAGGCGGGGTGAACGTGATTCAGGCGGATCTCATGGATTTGACCCCCTTGGAACCGCTGCTGCCCACCCTCGATATTGCGATCCTAACGGCAACCGCTTGGGGGGGAAAGAAAGTCTTTGCCATCAACTACGAGCAAACTTGCCATCTCCTCAAGCAACTGGAGCCGCAACGCTGCCAACGGGTCTTTTATTTTTCAACGGCAAGTATCCTCAATCATCAAATGGAACCGCTGCCGGAAGCAGGCACCTTGGGAACGGATTATATTCGCTCCAAGTATGAGTGTCTCCATGCCATTGAGCAGTTACCCGTGGGCGATCGCGTGATTGAACTGTTTCCGACAATGGTGTTTGGCGGCGGGTCTGATGGTAAGCGTCCCTCGTTCATCACTGAGGGCATGCGCGAAGTTCTCAAGTGGCTGTGGTTGGCTCGCTTTTTCCGCGCTGATGCCAGTTTTCACTTTGTCCATGCCCGCGATATTGCCCAAGTGGTTCTCTACCTGTTGCAGCATCCTGAGTATCCCGTACCGCGTCGGGTGGCTCTGGGTAATCCGCCAATTACTGTCAATGAGATGTTGGCGCAGTTGTGCGCTGCGGCAAAGCTGCCCATCTATTTGCAAGTCCCCTTGACACTGCCAGTGATCAACTTCTTTGTGCGGGTATTTCGAGTGCAGATGTCGCCGTGGGATTATTTTTGCTTGAACTATCGTAACTTCACCTATGACACCGTGCTCAATCCCCAAACCTTGGGGCTAACTCCCTACTGTGCAACCGTTGAGGATTTGCTACGCTGTAGCTTGGGCACAGCAGACCTCTAA
- the pxcA gene encoding proton extrusion protein PcxA produces MSSNPFIRLRDWIKRAEQWYRTTPNRALQEAYEAALKIRAIELEHFDGQPISPLNLPVGEVSSYFETELKQLLKTIRMRMTEFRASRQILPLAPPQSPPTPVNDSVNGATATYTVTATVSSTTEEPSVYEKLRLIDATLNRYKRQREKELNALARPSLSRQDPQQRQQAAALDKIEDDSLYLSEYISDDLTDDSKLDSSSFIPRSILRTADRFRRELNSDETTEAEVVRDFRTSKLRTRLAVRFMLLLVILPLLTQQISKALIVSPLVNHFKAVGQIERIINSQLEDNILDELARFENKIRFESLVSNVPVSAEEIQDRIREKAIELSTEYQKELIEPLKNILSDALGFTVFLGLVFTGQRQLAIVKAFLDEVVYGLSDSAKAFIIILFTDVFVGYHSPHGWEVLVNNTLEHFGFPRNEDFINMFIATFPVMLDTVFKYWIFRYLNQISPSAVATYKNMNE; encoded by the coding sequence ATGTCCAGCAATCCCTTTATTCGCCTCAGAGACTGGATCAAGCGTGCAGAGCAGTGGTATCGTACAACTCCGAACCGCGCCCTACAGGAAGCCTATGAAGCCGCTCTGAAAATTCGCGCCATCGAACTGGAACACTTTGACGGTCAACCCATTAGCCCCCTCAATCTACCCGTGGGAGAAGTCTCTAGCTATTTCGAGACAGAGCTAAAACAACTGCTAAAAACCATTCGTATGCGGATGACGGAGTTCCGCGCCAGCCGTCAAATTTTGCCCCTTGCTCCCCCCCAAAGCCCCCCCACTCCTGTCAACGATAGTGTCAATGGTGCAACGGCAACCTATACGGTGACGGCTACGGTGAGTAGCACGACCGAGGAACCCAGCGTTTATGAAAAGCTGCGGCTGATTGATGCCACCCTCAACCGCTATAAACGGCAGCGTGAAAAGGAACTCAATGCCCTAGCCCGTCCGAGCCTCAGTCGCCAAGATCCCCAACAACGCCAACAGGCGGCCGCCCTCGACAAAATTGAGGATGATTCCCTTTATCTCTCGGAATATATCAGTGATGATCTCACCGATGATTCCAAGCTGGACAGCAGCAGCTTTATTCCCCGCTCGATTTTGCGCACCGCCGATCGCTTTCGCCGTGAACTCAATTCTGATGAAACCACCGAAGCTGAAGTCGTTCGTGATTTTCGCACCTCAAAGCTGCGCACCCGTCTAGCGGTTCGTTTTATGCTCTTGCTGGTGATTTTGCCCCTGTTGACCCAGCAAATTTCCAAGGCCCTGATTGTGAGTCCCTTGGTCAACCACTTTAAGGCGGTAGGGCAGATTGAACGCATCATTAACTCACAATTGGAAGACAACATTCTCGATGAACTGGCTCGCTTTGAAAATAAAATTCGCTTTGAAAGCCTGGTGAGCAATGTTCCTGTTTCTGCAGAGGAAATTCAAGACCGCATCCGCGAGAAGGCGATCGAGCTATCCACGGAATACCAAAAGGAACTGATTGAACCCCTGAAAAACATCCTTTCCGATGCCTTGGGCTTTACGGTCTTTTTGGGACTCGTGTTTACGGGCCAACGGCAACTGGCGATTGTCAAAGCCTTTTTGGATGAAGTGGTTTATGGCCTCAGTGACAGTGCCAAAGCCTTTATCATTATCCTATTTACGGATGTCTTTGTCGGATACCACTCCCCCCACGGCTGGGAAGTGTTGGTGAACAATACCCTCGAGCACTTTGGCTTTCCGCGCAATGAGGACTTTATCAACATGTTTATTGCCACCTTTCCGGTGATGCTCGATACGGTATTTAAGTATTGGATTTTCCGCTATCTCAACCAGATTTCCCCTTCGGCAGTGGCTACCTACAAGAATATGAACGAGTAG
- a CDS encoding EVE domain-containing protein — translation MAGIWLLKSEPSVFSWQDLQAAPQQTTCWEGVRNYQARNFIRDQMQVGDRVLFYHSNANPPAIMGIAEVVKAAYPDHFAWDADSRYFDPKSTPDNPRWFMVDIQYRRDFSPPITLPELRQTPGLEGMLLLQKGCRLSVQPVTEQEWQIILGLRSP, via the coding sequence ATGGCAGGGATTTGGTTACTGAAGTCGGAGCCAAGCGTTTTTTCTTGGCAGGATTTGCAGGCAGCCCCACAACAAACCACCTGTTGGGAAGGAGTACGCAACTACCAAGCCCGCAATTTTATTCGCGATCAAATGCAGGTGGGCGATCGCGTGCTCTTTTACCACAGTAATGCCAACCCACCAGCCATCATGGGCATTGCCGAAGTCGTCAAGGCCGCCTATCCCGACCACTTTGCTTGGGATGCGGACAGTCGCTACTTTGACCCCAAAAGCACGCCTGACAATCCCCGCTGGTTCATGGTGGATATTCAGTATCGCCGCGATTTTTCGCCACCAATTACACTTCCAGAACTGCGGCAAACGCCCGGCCTAGAGGGGATGCTGCTGTTGCAAAAGGGCTGCCGTCTCTCGGTACAACCGGTCACCGAACAGGAGTGGCAGATTATTCTCGGTTTGCGATCGCCCTAG
- a CDS encoding thioredoxin domain-containing protein: MPNRLSQCQSLYLRKHAENPIDWWPWCDEALAKAAAEDRVIFLSIGYSSCHWCTVMEGEAFSDLEIAAYLNAHFLPIKVDREERPDLDSIYMQALQLMTGQGGWPLNVFLTPQDRRPFYGGTYFPVQPRYGRPGFLQVLQAVRRFYDQEKDKLAAQQATLWQYLAPPAEMGEAVPLSEELLRAGIRQVTPILGDRPQGTCFPMMPYAQMLLQGLALSPNPPQLLHLCRQRGRNLLQGGIYDHVGGGWHRYTVDPQWTVPHFEKMLYDNGQIVTYLARLWQQGDRWPQIPAAIAQTIQWLDREMTAPEGYFYAAQDADSFVSANDPEPEEGAFYCWQYAELEQTLTPTELAQLQAHFDISPRGNFEGKIVLKQVRPPANPEVLAPILRKLFARRYGADTPMDQPFPVATDNATAKGQAWPGRIPPVTDTKMILAWNSLMITGLATAAQVWRERTYWQRAAKAAQWLHEHQYQEGKLYRLNYGGTVAEVAQAEDYAYWIQALIALHQASLAVGEAAQPWLELATQYQTLFDQELAATEGGYYNAPERADLIVRQREGLDNATPSANGVAIANLVQLFLLTENPAYLEQAEKGLRFFSPLMKESPQSCPSLLAALQWYLRPVCVQARPDQVTTLWDRYLPTAVLKVRDDLEPVALVCEGLRCREPALTPTQLQQQLDDLYG, from the coding sequence ATGCCGAATCGCCTTAGCCAGTGCCAAAGTCTCTATCTGCGCAAGCATGCCGAAAACCCCATTGACTGGTGGCCGTGGTGTGATGAAGCCCTTGCCAAAGCAGCGGCAGAGGATCGGGTGATTTTTCTCTCGATTGGTTACTCCAGTTGCCACTGGTGCACTGTCATGGAGGGGGAAGCCTTTTCGGATCTGGAGATTGCCGCCTATCTCAATGCCCATTTCCTGCCGATTAAGGTGGATCGCGAGGAGCGACCCGATCTGGACAGTATTTACATGCAGGCACTGCAACTGATGACGGGTCAAGGAGGCTGGCCGCTCAATGTATTCCTGACGCCGCAGGATCGCCGTCCCTTTTATGGCGGTACCTATTTTCCCGTGCAGCCGCGCTATGGCCGTCCGGGCTTTTTACAGGTGTTGCAGGCGGTGCGCCGCTTCTATGACCAAGAAAAGGACAAGTTAGCCGCCCAACAAGCCACCCTCTGGCAATATCTCGCTCCCCCCGCTGAGATGGGAGAAGCCGTCCCCCTGAGTGAAGAACTCCTAAGGGCAGGGATTCGCCAAGTGACGCCGATTTTGGGCGATCGCCCCCAAGGCACCTGCTTCCCCATGATGCCCTATGCCCAAATGCTGCTTCAGGGATTGGCTTTGAGTCCCAATCCCCCGCAACTGCTGCACCTGTGTCGGCAACGGGGACGCAATCTCTTGCAGGGGGGCATCTATGACCATGTGGGCGGTGGTTGGCATCGCTACACCGTCGATCCCCAATGGACGGTGCCCCACTTTGAAAAAATGCTCTACGACAATGGCCAAATTGTGACCTATCTAGCGCGGCTGTGGCAGCAGGGCGATCGCTGGCCCCAGATTCCCGCTGCAATTGCCCAAACGATTCAATGGCTCGATCGCGAAATGACGGCCCCTGAGGGGTACTTCTATGCAGCACAGGATGCCGATAGCTTTGTCAGTGCCAATGATCCTGAACCTGAGGAGGGTGCCTTTTATTGCTGGCAATATGCAGAGCTAGAGCAGACCCTAACCCCAACGGAATTGGCACAACTGCAAGCCCACTTTGACATCTCTCCCAGGGGCAACTTCGAGGGCAAGATTGTGCTCAAGCAAGTGCGCCCGCCGGCGAATCCTGAGGTGCTAGCACCGATTCTGCGTAAACTCTTTGCTCGCCGCTATGGTGCCGATACGCCCATGGATCAACCCTTTCCCGTGGCCACGGATAATGCAACCGCAAAGGGACAGGCTTGGCCGGGACGGATTCCGCCGGTCACTGATACAAAAATGATTTTGGCTTGGAATAGCCTGATGATTACTGGCTTAGCAACGGCAGCCCAAGTCTGGAGAGAGCGCACCTACTGGCAGCGAGCGGCTAAAGCGGCACAATGGCTCCACGAGCATCAATATCAAGAAGGCAAACTCTACCGCCTCAACTATGGCGGCACCGTGGCCGAAGTGGCGCAGGCCGAGGATTATGCCTACTGGATCCAAGCCCTGATTGCTCTGCATCAAGCCAGTTTAGCGGTGGGGGAGGCGGCGCAGCCGTGGCTGGAATTGGCCACGCAGTATCAAACCCTCTTTGATCAGGAATTGGCGGCAACAGAGGGGGGCTACTACAATGCACCGGAGCGCGCCGATTTGATTGTGCGCCAGCGGGAAGGTCTCGATAATGCTACACCTTCTGCGAATGGGGTGGCGATCGCCAACTTGGTGCAACTCTTTTTGCTCACAGAGAATCCCGCCTACCTCGAACAGGCAGAGAAGGGATTGCGTTTCTTTAGCCCGTTGATGAAGGAGTCTCCCCAAAGTTGTCCGAGCCTTTTGGCGGCGTTGCAGTGGTATCTGCGTCCTGTCTGTGTCCAAGCGCGGCCTGATCAGGTCACAACCCTCTGGGATCGCTACTTGCCAACGGCTGTCCTCAAAGTTCGCGATGACCTCGAGCCAGTTGCCCTTGTCTGTGAAGGCTTGCGCTGCCGTGAACCGGCACTGACCCCCACCCAACTACAACAACAATTGGATGATCTCTATGGCTGA
- the folB gene encoding dihydroneopterin aldolase produces the protein MSESSTDCLHLSGIRYYGYTGALPEEQILGQWFEIDIKLWLDMTQAAASDRLEDTLDYRPLLQAIEQLMQQQRFHLIETLAAAIMKLCLAPPQVQRAAVRVTKLAPPVPNFTGQISVEMVRCHAESP, from the coding sequence TTGAGCGAATCATCAACTGACTGTCTCCACCTCTCGGGAATTCGCTACTACGGCTATACGGGCGCCCTGCCAGAGGAACAAATTCTCGGCCAGTGGTTTGAGATTGATATTAAGCTCTGGTTGGATATGACACAAGCTGCCGCTAGCGATCGCCTTGAGGACACCCTTGACTATCGCCCCCTCTTGCAAGCCATCGAGCAGTTAATGCAGCAGCAACGCTTTCACTTAATTGAGACCCTAGCAGCAGCAATTATGAAACTGTGCCTAGCGCCCCCCCAAGTGCAGCGGGCTGCTGTTCGCGTCACCAAACTTGCCCCCCCCGTGCCCAACTTTACAGGTCAAATTAGTGTTGAAATGGTGCGCTGCCATGCCGAATCGCCTTAG
- a CDS encoding R3H domain-containing nucleic acid-binding protein: MAELTAGQRQVTDDLDQLLAILPPPLGQSLTDHPQREELLEIVLDLGRLPEARFIHSTQYLAETPVSREMLQYAVDRVGEFSGDNRAGIERTLHRISALRNRQGTIIGLTCRVGRAVFGTIGMIRDLVESGQSILLLGRPGVGKTTALREIARVLADELHKRVVIIDTSNEIAGDGDIPHPAIGKARRMQVARPELQHQVMIEAVENHMPQVIVIDEIGTELEALAARTIAERGVQLIGTAHGNQIENLMKNPTLADLVGGIQSVTLGDEEARRRGTQKSVLERKAPPTFQMAVEMLERDRWAIHLDVAASVDLLLRGRQPSPEIRSVAADGSVVISRSEPTPQRLEVKPLSQRPSWRNSGQMLPIPEGTKEPLRANFAQLLEATLEAPTVGPNGEELPLHVFPYAVSRHHLEQAIRTLQLPIIVTKDIDQADVILTLRSHLKGESKLRHLAHIHHLPVHAIKTNSMAQIVRGLRQLLGMEDPSPAESADLSLFSPTGSDDELEALEEARLAVEEIVIPKGQVVELLPRSANIRRMQHELIEHYQLTSCSFGEEPNRRLRIYPNLSR; encoded by the coding sequence ATGGCTGAATTGACTGCTGGACAACGCCAAGTCACTGACGATCTCGATCAATTATTGGCGATCCTACCGCCGCCCCTTGGACAGTCCCTCACCGATCATCCGCAGCGGGAAGAACTCTTAGAAATCGTTCTCGATTTGGGGCGATTGCCGGAAGCACGGTTTATCCACAGCACCCAATACCTTGCCGAGACGCCCGTCAGCCGTGAGATGTTGCAATATGCCGTGGATCGGGTGGGCGAGTTTAGTGGTGACAATCGCGCTGGGATTGAGCGTACGCTGCACCGCATTAGTGCCCTGCGCAATCGCCAAGGAACGATTATTGGCTTGACCTGCCGGGTGGGGCGAGCCGTCTTTGGCACGATTGGTATGATTCGCGACTTGGTCGAAAGTGGCCAGTCTATTTTGCTTTTAGGTCGCCCCGGTGTTGGTAAAACAACGGCACTACGGGAAATTGCCCGCGTCTTGGCCGATGAGTTGCACAAACGGGTAGTGATTATTGACACCTCTAATGAAATTGCGGGCGACGGTGATATTCCCCATCCAGCGATTGGCAAGGCACGACGAATGCAGGTGGCTCGCCCGGAACTTCAGCATCAGGTGATGATTGAGGCGGTGGAAAACCACATGCCCCAAGTGATTGTCATTGATGAGATTGGCACCGAACTAGAGGCACTAGCAGCACGCACCATTGCGGAGCGAGGCGTACAACTGATTGGTACTGCCCACGGCAACCAAATTGAGAACCTGATGAAAAACCCCACCCTTGCCGACTTGGTGGGGGGCATTCAATCGGTCACCCTTGGGGATGAAGAAGCGCGGCGGCGCGGCACCCAAAAAAGTGTGCTCGAACGGAAGGCTCCCCCCACGTTTCAAATGGCAGTGGAAATGCTGGAGCGCGATCGCTGGGCTATACATCTCGACGTGGCTGCTAGTGTGGATCTGCTGCTGCGGGGTCGCCAACCGTCACCTGAAATTCGCAGTGTTGCCGCCGATGGCTCAGTGGTGATTAGTCGTTCTGAGCCGACTCCCCAGCGATTGGAGGTCAAACCCCTGTCCCAGCGTCCCTCTTGGCGCAACAGTGGCCAGATGCTACCCATCCCTGAGGGCACTAAAGAACCCCTACGAGCCAATTTTGCCCAACTACTGGAGGCAACCCTAGAGGCGCCCACGGTCGGCCCCAATGGTGAGGAACTGCCCCTGCATGTCTTTCCCTACGCCGTCAGCCGCCACCATTTGGAGCAAGCCATTCGCACCTTGCAGCTGCCCATTATTGTCACCAAGGACATTGATCAAGCAGATGTTATTTTGACGCTGCGCTCCCACCTCAAGGGAGAAAGCAAGCTGCGGCACCTTGCCCATATTCATCACCTGCCGGTGCATGCCATTAAAACCAACAGCATGGCTCAAATTGTGCGGGGACTGCGACAGCTGCTTGGCATGGAAGACCCCAGCCCAGCGGAATCAGCGGATCTTTCCCTTTTTAGTCCGACAGGGAGCGATGATGAGCTAGAGGCCCTTGAAGAGGCACGCTTAGCCGTTGAAGAAATTGTAATTCCCAAGGGTCAAGTGGTGGAGTTGTTACCGCGATCGGCCAACATTCGGCGAATGCAACACGAGTTGATTGAGCACTACCAGTTGACCTCCTGTAGCTTTGGGGAAGAGCCGAATCGGCGGCTGCGGATTTACCCGAATCTGTCACGCTAA
- the cax gene encoding calcium/proton exchanger: MTTQEKMLLGLLIFVPLALLNFIVKMPPMVSFILSGLAIVPLAAWIANSTEAIAEVIGPALGGLLNATFGNVTEMIIAIVALRQGLAEVVKASLSGAIIANLLLGLGLAIVVGGIRFPEQQFSAPVARINASALTLSVIVLMTPTAIQAAAPSVPLHLIDHFSYASAILLLIFYGLMLLFSMKTHRHLYLMDETIAGQEPSPTVNLKVPLAILLVGTILLVFVSDILVDSLQDSISEIGLTQLFTGVFLIPVFSSVVEFITCIKFALNNRMEGAVAVAIGSSLQIILFVAPVLVLVGWFLGQPEMNLSFNLFELLAVVAAVAITNSISNDGRTNWLEGVLLMITYLVLAIAFFIHP, from the coding sequence ATGACAACACAGGAAAAAATGCTGCTGGGCCTATTGATTTTTGTGCCCCTTGCCCTCCTTAACTTTATCGTCAAAATGCCGCCGATGGTCAGCTTTATCCTCAGTGGTCTCGCCATTGTGCCCCTTGCGGCTTGGATTGCCAATTCCACAGAGGCGATCGCCGAAGTCATTGGCCCTGCCCTTGGCGGACTCTTGAATGCCACCTTTGGCAATGTCACTGAGATGATTATCGCCATTGTCGCCCTGCGTCAGGGTCTGGCAGAGGTGGTAAAAGCCAGTCTCAGCGGTGCCATTATTGCCAATTTGCTTTTGGGATTGGGTCTGGCCATTGTTGTTGGGGGCATCCGATTTCCAGAGCAGCAGTTCTCAGCACCTGTCGCCCGCATTAATGCCTCTGCCCTCACCCTATCGGTGATTGTGCTGATGACCCCGACCGCGATTCAGGCGGCAGCTCCCAGTGTGCCGCTTCACTTGATTGATCACTTCTCCTATGCGTCGGCGATTTTGCTGCTGATTTTTTACGGTCTGATGTTGCTCTTTTCTATGAAAACCCATCGTCACCTCTACCTGATGGATGAGACGATCGCTGGTCAGGAACCCTCCCCCACTGTCAATCTCAAGGTGCCCCTTGCCATTCTGCTGGTGGGTACGATTTTGCTAGTCTTTGTTTCCGACATCCTCGTGGATAGTTTGCAGGACAGCATTAGTGAAATCGGGTTGACCCAATTGTTTACAGGCGTGTTTCTCATTCCCGTCTTCAGCAGTGTGGTTGAGTTCATCACCTGTATCAAGTTTGCCCTCAATAATCGTATGGAAGGGGCAGTGGCGGTGGCGATTGGGTCTAGCTTGCAGATTATCCTTTTTGTGGCGCCGGTGCTTGTGCTGGTGGGCTGGTTCTTGGGTCAACCGGAGATGAACCTGAGCTTCAATCTCTTTGAACTGTTGGCCGTTGTGGCTGCGGTTGCCATCACCAACTCCATTAGCAACGATGGCCGCACGAACTGGCTAGAGGGTGTCTTGCTGATGATCACCTACCTCGTGCTGGCGATCGCCTTCTTTATTCACCCATAA
- the hemE gene encoding uroporphyrinogen decarboxylase, translating into MTTPLLLRAARGESVERPPIWLMRQAGRYMKVYRDLRDRYPSFRQRSEIPELAIEISLQPFRAFAPDGVILFSDILTPLPGIGIPFDIVESKGPIIDPPIRTLEQVQQLHPLEPEAACPFIRPILSTLRQEVGDRATVLGFAGAPWTLAAYAIEGKSSKDYIEIKTMAYREPELLHKFLNHLATAIADYLCYQIDCGAQVVQLFDSWAGQLSRQDYDSFAFPYQKQVVQQVKAVYPDVPIILYINGSAAVVDRMAATGADIVSLDWTVDIGTIRQQFPASVGLQGNLDPVTLFAPQPVLKERALAIIEAGRKGKYIFNLGHGVLQGTPEENVGFLFDLVKSLG; encoded by the coding sequence ATGACCACCCCTTTACTCCTACGTGCTGCCCGTGGTGAAAGCGTTGAGCGTCCCCCCATTTGGTTGATGCGGCAAGCTGGACGCTACATGAAGGTCTATCGTGACCTGCGCGATCGCTATCCCTCGTTTCGTCAGCGATCGGAAATCCCTGAACTGGCTATTGAAATTTCACTCCAACCCTTTCGTGCCTTTGCCCCAGACGGTGTGATTCTCTTTTCGGATATTCTCACGCCCCTGCCAGGGATTGGTATTCCCTTTGACATTGTCGAGAGTAAAGGGCCAATCATTGATCCACCCATCCGTACCCTTGAGCAGGTGCAACAACTCCATCCCTTGGAACCGGAAGCGGCCTGTCCTTTTATTCGCCCGATTCTCTCAACCCTGCGCCAAGAGGTGGGCGATCGCGCCACGGTGCTGGGGTTTGCCGGTGCCCCTTGGACACTTGCCGCCTATGCCATTGAGGGCAAAAGCTCCAAGGACTACATTGAAATCAAAACCATGGCCTACCGTGAGCCAGAGTTGCTCCACAAGTTCTTAAACCATTTGGCCACTGCCATTGCCGACTACCTGTGCTATCAAATTGACTGTGGTGCTCAGGTGGTGCAATTGTTTGATTCGTGGGCGGGTCAACTCAGCCGTCAGGACTACGATAGCTTTGCCTTCCCCTACCAAAAGCAGGTGGTTCAGCAAGTTAAAGCCGTCTATCCTGATGTGCCCATCATCCTCTATATCAATGGCAGTGCCGCAGTGGTCGATCGCATGGCAGCAACCGGGGCAGATATTGTCAGCCTTGACTGGACCGTGGACATCGGCACGATTCGCCAGCAGTTTCCTGCCAGTGTCGGTCTGCAGGGGAATTTAGACCCCGTCACGCTCTTTGCCCCCCAGCCAGTGCTCAAGGAACGAGCGCTAGCCATTATCGAAGCGGGTCGCAAGGGCAAATATATCTTTAACCTTGGCCACGGCGTTCTCCAAGGAACCCCTGAGGAGAATGTGGGTTTTCTCTTTGATCTGGTGAAGTCCCTCGGCTAA
- a CDS encoding heavy metal-responsive transcriptional regulator — protein MNAAAYLIGTVAHSSGLPVKTIRYYEELGLLRTVGRTSGGYRLFAEDVFARLSFIKRAQSLGLTLSDIKALLEVYDRGEIPCDHIKEKLEEKLAAIEAQIQQLQILKQELQGLLSGWRSPAQLQKGRICPILQPVVCS, from the coding sequence ATGAATGCAGCCGCCTACTTGATTGGTACCGTTGCCCACAGTAGTGGCCTGCCCGTCAAGACCATTCGCTATTACGAGGAATTGGGGCTGTTGCGAACTGTTGGCAGAACCAGTGGCGGCTATCGCCTCTTTGCTGAGGACGTCTTTGCTCGCCTAAGTTTTATCAAACGTGCCCAGTCCCTTGGCCTCACCCTGAGCGACATCAAAGCCTTGCTTGAGGTATACGATCGCGGTGAGATTCCCTGTGACCACATCAAGGAAAAGTTAGAGGAAAAATTGGCGGCCATTGAGGCACAAATTCAGCAGTTGCAGATTCTTAAACAGGAATTGCAAGGCCTCCTCTCCGGCTGGCGATCGCCCGCGCAACTCCAAAAGGGCAGGATCTGTCCCATTCTCCAGCCAGTGGTGTGCTCCTAA